In Sphingobacterium sp. R2, the genomic stretch GGTCAGGATTCTGCAGCAAACTTTGCGTCGATCATTAAAAATTCTAAAACAGTTCTTTGGAACGGTCCAATGGGTGTGTTTGAATTTGATACTTTCGCAAAAGGTACTAAAGCGGTGGCTGATGCAGTTGTGGAAGCAACGAAGAATGGAGCTTTTTCTTTAATAGGTGGCGGTGATTCCGCTGCTGCTGTAAGTAAATTCGGTATGACTGAAGATGTAAGTTATGTCAGTACAGGCGGTGGTGCACTTTTGGAATACATGGAAGGAAAGGTGCTTCCTGGCGTAAAGGCACTCGAAGATTAATATAAATTAAATCTTTCAGGAAAGGGACAGCATTGCGTTGTCCCTTTTTGTATTTTAAGGATAGCGCTATTGCTCGTGTTGAACTATGGATGTAATGTCAGATTATATCAATTATCCGTTAATTAACTGTACAGTACTCGTGAGTTTTTATTGTAATTGCTAAATTTATCAGACAAGGTTATATATGCAGATATCGATGGACAAAAATAAGAATAGAGAAAAAATAAGTTCCGGTTTCTTTTCAGTGCTGACATATAATGTCGCGGGATTGCCTGGGATTATTTCGTCGGCGATAACGGGTAGAAGCAGGAGTATTGCCGAAATTGGAAGGAAGATTAATCCTTTTGATATCGTGAATGTACAGGAAGATTTTAACTACAATAGAAGTTTATATTTAGGCGGAAATTTACATCCCTTCCGCACGAAAACAAAGGGTCGTGTGCCCTTTGGTGATGGTTTAAATACACTGTCTCGTTTTCCAATGACTGATGTTGTCCGTATTCCATGGAAGAAACGTACGGGTGCAGATTTTTTAACACCCAAGGGCTTTACTTTTGTTCAAGTGGAGATTGTGCCCGATGTCTGGCTGGACGTCTACAATGTTCATGCAAATGCACAAAACAGCAGAAAAGCTTCAAGCGCACGTCGCGATAATCTCAATCAGTTGCGCGATTACATCGGTGAACATTCTGGCGGTAGGTCAATTCTTGTGATGGGGGATTTTAATGCACATTATAGCTTTTGTGATGATAATCTGCATGATTTTATGGATTCAACGGCTTTAGTTGATAGCTGGGTTGAACTAGAAAATGGGGGCTTAGTGCCAGAGGCCCGCCACACGTTCAAACCCCAGCATATGTTGTCTATATGTAATCAGAGCGAATCTATTGATAAGATTCTTTACAGGAGCAGCAGTGAACTCAGTCTTGCCGCCCGGGACTATAATATAGAAAACAATCTATTCACGAATGCAAAGGGGTTGCCCTTGTCAGATCATTATGCGTTGGCACTCAATTTTAATTGGGCGATCCACCCTTAGTAGCTGTAGCTTAGACTGAATGTTGGAACTATACGTTGCGTTGTTGAGTTGTCATTGATATAGGTTCCCTTAACGATGAATTCGAAGTCTGGAAGCGGATATCTGAAGGCGTTGAAGTCAAGTGAAACGTATGCGCCGAAGCTTTTTGGTGAAACATCAGGGTGTTTGTGAATATTTTGATAGTCGGCGAACATACCGCCTTTTACGCGCTTAATATAAGCCACTGATCCTAATCCAAGGTCAGGATAAGCTATTGGAAAACGGTAGTTGACCAATACGGTATTTTTTACTTTTTCATATTTGTAATAGCTAAACCCGCTCACTAAAGGGATATCGTTGATATATTGATAAATTCCCGATCCAGTTTGAGCACTCAATCGGATTTGAAAACCGTGATTGTTCCTAAACCCCGGAAGATAGAATATTGTTCGTGCTGATAGGATTTCACCTTTTGCGTGGTTTTCAAAGGGGGTATGTCGATAGGTGATACTCACATTTTGTCCCCATCTTGGATAAAGATCCATCCTGGCCATTCGGGCGTTGCGATTGAGATAAAGCTGGTATGTTAATGGAAATGCGGTTTCGTAATTAAAATTTTTGACATCTGTTCGACTAAGATCATATCGCCTTAGGTAGGCTGTTGCCAGGTTGAATCCAGTAGAATAGACGTAGTCTCTTCTGTAAAAGGAGAGTGGAATTGAGATTTGTGAAGATACATAATGCTCGCGCCAATCGAAACGGATGCTACTGTCCGGTTTATTCGGGATACTTGCTGCTGCGATTTGCCCTCTGTTTTCATAGCGAAGCGAGAATTTTGGGAAGTACTTGTTGTAAGTTAGTTCAGCTGAATATAGCCCTTTGCGAATATCGGTGTCATATTCATACCCAAGCGCAATTTGTGTGGTGTTTAAGATATTGTTTGATAACCAGAAGACTCCAGGTTTAAAATTGTCGAAGCTTTCAAAATTACTACTGCTTAGCGAAAGACTATGAAAATTAAATGTTCTGCCCAGACCATTGTAGGGGACGATTTGGTTATACTGACTGGTATCTGCTGGGATTGAAGCAATGTTTTTGACACTGTCTTTGGTCAATGCGGTGGTGTAGTAGTGGGAAAAATAATCCGTTTCGGTAGCGATATCAAATGCGGTATCGACGGATGTCTGGGCGATCTTGTAGCCGTCGTACTGGTAGTCGTTAAAGAATAATTGCCTTGTATTCTTATCGTAAAAAGGATTGAATGCGCCAAATTGTGCCTTTGTCAAAAGCTGTTTTTTTCCAGATAAGAGGTCGATACTGTAAATATTATCGATACCGTTGAAGTTTGCTTTTGTGATGATTTTCATACCTGAAAGGTATTGTGGTCTTTCGTATTGTTGATTACCCCACGGTGTTAGGTTGGTGATTTTGTCATTTTTCAGATCGATTTCACACAGTGCGGTTCCGGGTTCGGATAATCGTATTGCTATTATTTTATCGCCTTTGGGGTTGAAAGCAGGGTGTTGCAGCTGTTCGGCGTTGCCTATTTTAATCCGTTTGATGATACTGTTGTTTTTAAGGTTTATAAGCGTCAGATAGCTGTCGTTGGATAAATCTACCTCAACGCAGGCAATGGTTTCGTCTACTGGGCTTAAAATGGGTGAATAATATCTTGTCTGTTTGCTGAGCTGGTTAATTTTCCCTGTTTTGAGATCCATGACATTGATAACGCTGTATGTTCTTTTGTTGAAACGCGGATCTTTATGGAGCTCGTCCCATACGATGTAATTGCTGTTTACGTCAAAATGTGGTGTTAACTGTATGCCAGTTTTAACGCGCCTATTTTCTGTTTTTGTTGCCACATCATACGTATAAATTGCGTTGGTCTTTTGTGGGTTCTGCTTAATGAAATAGATCAGACCGTTCTTGTGTTTTGGTAATAAATTGCTGTTGTAATAGCTGTCGTTTTTCTTGTCTATTTCTTTGTATTTCTGGTATTGATAGTCGCTTGTTTTCTTATTCCATATGGTCTCTAAATTTGCTATTGTTTTGTGGTATAAATAAGCACTATTTCCACCTATTTTTTTCTTTAAAACGCGATTGATGTTATAGGGGTATAACGGCCTTTTGTTAAGCTCCGAAAAGAGGTCGGCCTCATAATTCGAAGGTAATTCTGACTTTAAAGTGGAGGTCATCAGATAGCCGATTGTGTAGTAACTTGGAACAATGTCTTTATAGGATCCCAGTAAATATTTATTGAAACTGTAGTGGTGATTAGATTGAAAGTTCGCTTTAATGGGCATTTCAAAAGCGGGTAATCTTCCTCTTCCGCCCTCCGAATATATGGTTTCTGTAAGGGTTGCATCACCTTCAAAATACCAGGAAGGAACGGTCAGTCCGTAGTAAGCTAGGGCTAATTGTTCAAAAAATGGAGCGCGAAGTTTACCTGTCAATTTGTCAAATTGACTTACGTGTCTTGACTCATGCAGGATCAAATTGGGTAGCCATGTCTGATTGTCTGGCTCTGCTCCAGCGGTGCTGTACAGTTCAGATTTACGAGGAGACAATTGTACGAATCCATTCGTTTGTAGATTCGTGTTATGAATAATGAATGGAATTTTCCGCGGTGTTACTTTGTAATTTCTAGCAGTTGTACGTAGCGATCGGTTAACATATTCAGCTAGGGTAGGGGCTTTGCTCTTCATTTCCTCTGGGAAAATAAGTTGAAAATTCTTCGTTTCAATCTGATACCATTTTTGGCTTAGTGGCGCTTGACTATCTTCAAAAAATTGAGCACAACTTTGTTGTGAATATATTGTTAATGATAACAGTATTAATGTGCTGGTAATTATTTTGTTATATCTCATTAATCTTAGTTTATTTTGTGTTTGCTATTTTTTTTAGTTTTATTAAGGTTTGTTATATGAAATTTAAGTTCATTTAAATTCTTTTTTATTTCTGAATGATAGGTTTTTATATTTTTGTAATTTGCTTTTTTTTCTGCTATTTTTTTTCTTTACAGGTGCCTGCGAATAGTGAACGTTTATAAAAAAAAACACTATATGAAATAGGTTAAAGCATACGACGAATATACTTAAATAATTAGCGATTACATGAGTGTACCTGGAAAATTTGCCTTTTTTTTATGTCGAAATTTAGCTACTATGGATTGTTGCTTTTTGGGGAATGTTTTTGAGGTGACGGGATTCTTTCTGTTTTCTTCCATAATAAAAAATGAATTAGTAGTAAGATGTTAGATTTCATCATAATCTTTTCTCTCTAGCCAATGGAAATTGTTGGCAAGATCGTTTTTCTTCAAAATTTTATTAATGACAAAATGTCTTCTTTTTGATTTAGATATTGAACATAGCTTGAGTTGTTTGTGCTAATCGCAACCACAGACAGCAGGTTTTTATTATTTATTTTTTTATTCAGAATTTACTTTAAAAAAGCGATTTTTGTAACATATAAATTTTGTGTAGATGTAGGCTTTTTAAATCGATAGGAGATATGGAAGAACTGGAAATGCAGGTGAATCAAATAGAGCAATTAATAGCAAGTGAAGACCTTGTTGGGCTGGAAGAATTTTTGAATGAATTAAATATTTCAGAAGTAGAAGAGCTGATTGATGAGTTGCCCGAACATGGTCCGTTATTTATTGAATCATTAAATTTGAATCGCGCAGTAAACGTTTTTCGTATTCTGGATTTCCCTACTCAGAACAGGATTTTTAAGAAGCTTTCTAAAGCGAAAATTAGTGCCTTAATTAACGAATTGCCTCCTGATGATCGGACTTCTTTTTTTTCTGAAATGAAGGACGATATAAAGCATCTAATTTTACTTTTACCACCCAAAGATCGTGTTGAAGCATTGGCTTTACTGGGATATCCGGAAGATAGTGTGGGGCGCTTGATGACGCCTGATTATATCACCGTAAAAGAGCATTGGAGTATCGAGCGAATACTGGGTCATATCAGGCGGTATGGAAGGGATTCAGAGACGATAGATGTATTGTATGTGATTGATGGTGCGGGTAAGCTCGTTGATGATATACGGATCAAAGATGTATTGATGGCGGAGCCCGATACAGTGGTTGGGGAATTGATCGATCATCGCTTAATATCGCTCAATGCTTATGACCCGCAGGAGGAGGCAATCAACATCTTCCGGATGAATAATAGGGTGGCCTTGCCTGTTGTTGATGAACATGGCGTGATGTTGGGTATTGTTACTGTTGATGATATTCTTTGGGTTGCCAACGAGGAGTATACCGAAGATATGCAGCGCATCGGGGGAACCGAGGCCTTAGATGAGCCCTATTTGGATGTATCGATTAAGAACCTGGTGAAGAAGAGAGCCGGTTGGCTTATTGTACTTTTTCTTGGGCAACTTTTGACAGCGACAGTGATTGAACATTTTGAAGAGCAAATGGCAAGTGCGATTATGTTATTTGCATTGATGCCGGTTATTATTTCCAGTGGTGGCAATAGTGGTTCGCAGGCGTCGACATTGATTATCCAGGCGATGGCTTTGGGGGAAGTTACGCTAGGCGACTGGTGGCGGGTGATGCGTAGGGAGATTATATCGGGCTTGCTCCTGGGACTTATTTTGGGTACATTAGGTTTTGTGCGGATTATGGCCTGGCAGTCTTTTGCGCATAGCTATGGTGAGTATTGGGTGTTGGTTGCATTAGTTATTTCGCTGTCTTTGGTTGGTGTTGTGCTCTGGGGATCTTTGATGGGGTCTATGTTGCCTTTTGTGATGAAACGGCTGGGAGCTGATCCTGCGAGCTCATCGGCACCCTTTGTATCGACTTTAGTTGATGTTACTGGCTTATTGATTTATTTTAGTGTGGCTACGCTTATTTTGAAAGGTGTACTGCTTTAGGGGGTATTGATATTGATAGATATACCCTATTCATAGTCAGCAAAAGAACTATAAAGTTCGTTTTATAACCGGGAAAGGGGTTTTTTAAAGGGGAGTGGAAAAATAAAAATAAATTATTCTAATTGGAATTTAGGAAGTTGTAAAAAATGTGATCAAAAAATTTGTACTATTCTAATAATCTTCCGATACTTGCATCACGGAAACGCAATAGGGTCTCCGGAAAAATTGAAAAATACTCCTGAATAGCTCAGCAGGTTAGAGCATCTGACTGTTAATCAGAGGGTCGCTGGTTCGAGCCCAGCTTCAGGAGCAAGTTAGTAACTTACATAACCGGAGTTATCTATATTATTCAATTTTTTATTCCTGAATAGCTCAGCCGGTTAGAGCATCTGACTGTTAATCAGAGGGTCGCTGGTTCGAGCCCAGCTTCAGGAGCAGCAATGCAATAATTTTATTTGCATAACAAATTAAAATGTACTACTTTTGTACACTCAGTGGGAAAGAAATTTCTCGGAATTAAATTCCTGAATAGCTCAGCAGGTTAGAGCATCTGACTGTTAATCAGAGGGTCGCTGGTTCGAGCCCAGCTTCAGGAGCAATATTTAAACCGGCTTTATGCCGGTTTTTTTTGTTTACCATGCTTATAAAAAAACTATGAGTTTAGTAATTATTGGTACGGTGGCTTTCGATACTATCGAGACGCCGTTCGGTAAAACTGACAAAATTCTAGGTGGTGCCGGTACATTCGCGAGTCTGGCGGCATCCTATCTGTGTGATCAAATCAGGTTGGTCAGCGTTGTTGGAGAAGATTTTGGAAACAACTATCTTGATCTTATCAAGAACCGGGGTATAGATGTAACGGGCATTCAGGTAATAAATGGTGGTAAAACTTTTTATTGGTCGGGCAGATATCATAATGATATGAATAGCCGCGATACCTTAGCTACAGACTTAAATGTATTGGCTGAATTTGATCCAATTATTCCAGAGAGCTACCAGGATTGTGAATATCTTCTCTTGGGTAACCTTACCCCTCAAATACAGTTAACCACCTTGGCGCGCTTTAAACATAAGCCAAAGTTAGTTGTGCTCGATACAATGAACTACTGGATGAATGTTGCGATGGATGACTTAAGAAAGGTTCTTCTGATGGTTGATGTCTTAGCTATAAATGATTCAGAAGCCAGACAACTATCTGGCGAGTATTCCCTTGTTAAGGCAGCAAAAGTTATTTTGGAAATGGGGCCGCGCTATTTAATTATTAAAAAGGGTGAGCATGGTGCACTTTTGTTCGGTGAGAATCAGATCTTTTCTGCTCCGGCGCTTCCATTAGCAGATGTGTTTGATCCAACTGGCGCAGGTGATTCTTTTGCAGGAGGTTTTATTGGATATCTGGCGAAAGTAAAAAGCGTAAACTTTACAAATATGAAGAACGCCTTGATTTTCGGTTCTGCACTGGCTTCATTTTGTGTAGAGAAATTTGGAACAGATCGCTTGGTTAATCTCACTCAAGAGGACATACAAAAGCGATTGAACGCTTTTGTAGCGCTATCTCAGTTTAATTTATAATCATCATTTATCTTTTAATTTTCCAATAATTTGGAATTTTAAAAATACAGTTTCTGAATGAGGAGCGTCTTGAAGCTCCTCAGTTAGATCTTGCCCTGCCCAGTGCTCGTAATGCATTCCATTTTTCCACAATCTACTTTTGCCCACATCATAAATGTAGCCACGGTAGGCAACCCAGATCTGCGGTTTGTCGCAACCGTTGCGTAAAGCTAATTGACTTTTGCTATATTCTAATAATTCCTCTGCCATTAGTGATGTTGAGTTGGCGAAGATATAAAAACTAGGCTACTTTATACGACGATAGCGATTTTTTCATTAATTTTCTGGCAACATGTATTCGTGTCTTTACTGTTCCAATAGGGATATTCAGGTGTTCAGATATCTCATGATATTTAAAACCTTCAAAGTAAAGTGTAAAGGGGATGTAATACTCTTCGGAAAGATTTGATAATGCTTCATGAATGTCCTGCATCACAAATTTACTTTCTCCTTGATTGGCGGAAGCAGACGAGAGGAGGTTTGCATTAGAAATATCTTCATCTTTTGTGATAAAGGAGTTTGTTTTTACAATACGTCTATAGTTATTAATAAATGTATTTTTCATGATGGTATACAGCCATCCTTTTAAATTTGTACCTTCTCTAAAATTTTTAAAATAGGTTACAGCTTTCAGAATTGTATCCTGAACGAGATCGTTTGCATCTTCGTAATCGCTGGTAAAATTTCTGGCGTACAGTTTTAATGAGTCGGATTGCTCAATCACCATGGTGTCAAATTCATTCTTAGTCATAGCTTAATGAATTATAACTGTTCTTTTTACAAAACAGTAAGTTTATAAAATCAGGTTCATAAAGTATGAGGCAAATAATGCGCCAAAAATTGTAAAATAGAATTTGTTAATATAATTTTAAGGTTATTTTAAGGCAGATAAGACAGTTTTAAGACTAACTTTAAGTAAATAAAATTAGCTAAAAGTGATTCTGTAGCCCTATGGAGCGTTTTTGGAGTCACTTTTTACTTGTGAAAAGTTTACGCGAATTAATTAACGGTTTTATAACAAATTAACCTCACGCTCTAGCGTAACGCCAAATTTGTTGGCTACGTCGCTTATAATATGTTCCGACAGCTGGTAAATTTCCTGTCCACTAGCGCTTTGTCTATTTATTAGTACAAGAGCCTGATTTTTCCATACACCTGCTTGTCCATATTCCTTTCCTTTCCAACCACATTGTTCGATTAACCATCCTGCAGCTAATTTTGTTTCATTATTGGGCATTGGATAGTGCGGAATAGTTGGGTATTCTTTTTGGAGCGTAGCGAAGAATGATTCAGTTACTATGGGATTTTTAAAAAAACTTCCTGCATTTCCGACGGTACTGGGGTCGGGCAGCTTTTCCACGCGTATTTTGGAGACAACGGTTGCAATATCGGCAATAGTTGGATTGGTTATATTTTCTTTATCAAGCTCTGCTTCTATTGCGCCATAACTTGTGTTAAGATGAGGGGTTAAGCTGAGTTTATAGGTTACTTGAGTGATAATAAACCGGCCCTTATGTGCTGTTTTAAAGATACTGTCCCTATAGGAAAAATAGCAATCTTCCTTCTGGAATAGTACAAACCTACCTGTATGTGTATCAAAAGCCTGGCATTCGTGAAAGATATACATTAACTCTGTCCCATATGCACCTATATTTTGAACGGGGGAGGCGCCTACAGTGCCAGGAATCAGCGCCATGTTTTCAACACCAGCGTAATTATGCTCAATGCAATACCAGACGAAGTCGTTCCAGATTTCTCCAGCTTGCGCTGTTACATAGACATCGTTGCCATCAGTTTTTGACTGTATGCCCTTGCTTGTCATGCGGATAATATATCCCTCGAAAGCTTTGGTGAACAAAACATTGCTTCCAGCTCCCAGAACAAAAAAATTGTCTTTGAAAATGTTGTTTTTAAAAATTTCGGTCAATGTTTCATTATCCTTCACTTCAATGAGAAAATTTGCCTTTTCCTCTATTCCAAACGTATTGAAAGGTTTTAAAGAAATATTCGATTGAACGTTTAACTCCATATTGACTTTAATTTTCAGAAATTCAAAAAAATCAGCTATCTTTAGCATGATAATCGGTAAAGATAGTATAAACCGTTTATTTTACGATAAAAAATATAAGTTTAATGGGTAATGCAGATGTAAAAAGAATCAAAATTCTAGAAGCTGCGACAAGGCGCTTTGCACACTTCGGAATGGCTAAGACAACGATGTCGGAAATAGCCAAAGATCTCAATTTTTCAAAAGCATTGCTATACTACTATTTTCCAGACAAAAATAGCTTATATTCTGCTGTCTTCGAATATGTAATTGATAAAATGATCGAAGATCTGGAGGTCGTGATAGGGAAGGGAGGCGACTTCGAGGAAATCATGATGTACTCCATTGATATGCGTGTCAAAATTATCAATCAATATTATAATTTGTTTGAATATACCATGAAGATGGTGAAAGAACTCCCCGACGAATTGGAGCAGGTGTTTAAAGAATCTTATCTTCGGGAAGTTGAAATTATTGAGAAGATTCTGAAGATCGGTATTGATGCTGGAGAAATACAGGTTGAAGATATCAATGAAACGGCCAGAATTCTTTTATACTCGCTGTTCGGTATGCGTATGGGCATACTGAAGGATATGAAAAATATGCTATTTCCCACAAAAGAGGAATTCGATCATATCCTGAGTTTACAAAAGAAAATGATGAAAATCTTCTTAAATGGCTTACGGTTTCAGGCTAAGTAAGTGTTGATTGAAGAATGTGTCCGATAATCTGTTTGGCATGTATTCGTGAATTTTCAATAAACCATAGGTGGGTATTTAAGCCACCACAAACAACGCCTGCTAGATAGATTCCCGCTACATTTGTTTCCATCGTGTCTTCATTATGACTTGGAATACAAGGTGCTTCTAGGGGAATGTCAATCCCGATCTTTTTCAAAAAATCAAAATTGGGTCGATAGCCCGTTAAAGCCAGCACAAAGTCATTTTCGATTTCGATAGTACCATTTGGGGTTTGGATATACGCGGAGGTCGGTGTTACTTCGGTCAAGCAGCTATTATAATAGACATCAATTTCCCCTGCAGCAATTCGATTTTCAATATCTGGTCTTACCCAGTATTTTACCCGATGACTGATTGCGCTGCCACGGATGACCAAAGATACTTGAGCTCCTTTTCGAAAAGTTTCAAGCGCAGCATCAATAGATGAATTACTAGCGCCAACAACAATTACCTTTTGACTGCTATAATAATGCGGGTCATCATAATAGTGCCTGACTTTGGGAAGTTCTTCGCCCGGAATATTGAGCAACATCGGAATGTCGTAAAAGCCGGTCGCAATAATGATTTTTTTGCTCAAATACATCCTTTTATTGCTGGTAACCAAAAAACCGGATCCTTGCTGTTTGATGTCAAGTACTTCTTCGAAGAGGTGTGTATCTAGGTTGAACTTTTGTTGTATGCGTCTGTAATACTCCAAAGCCTCCATCCGTCTGGGCTTAGGAT encodes the following:
- a CDS encoding endonuclease/exonuclease/phosphatase family protein; translated protein: MDKNKNREKISSGFFSVLTYNVAGLPGIISSAITGRSRSIAEIGRKINPFDIVNVQEDFNYNRSLYLGGNLHPFRTKTKGRVPFGDGLNTLSRFPMTDVVRIPWKKRTGADFLTPKGFTFVQVEIVPDVWLDVYNVHANAQNSRKASSARRDNLNQLRDYIGEHSGGRSILVMGDFNAHYSFCDDNLHDFMDSTALVDSWVELENGGLVPEARHTFKPQHMLSICNQSESIDKILYRSSSELSLAARDYNIENNLFTNAKGLPLSDHYALALNFNWAIHP
- the mgtE gene encoding magnesium transporter; this encodes MEELEMQVNQIEQLIASEDLVGLEEFLNELNISEVEELIDELPEHGPLFIESLNLNRAVNVFRILDFPTQNRIFKKLSKAKISALINELPPDDRTSFFSEMKDDIKHLILLLPPKDRVEALALLGYPEDSVGRLMTPDYITVKEHWSIERILGHIRRYGRDSETIDVLYVIDGAGKLVDDIRIKDVLMAEPDTVVGELIDHRLISLNAYDPQEEAINIFRMNNRVALPVVDEHGVMLGIVTVDDILWVANEEYTEDMQRIGGTEALDEPYLDVSIKNLVKKRAGWLIVLFLGQLLTATVIEHFEEQMASAIMLFALMPVIISSGGNSGSQASTLIIQAMALGEVTLGDWWRVMRREIISGLLLGLILGTLGFVRIMAWQSFAHSYGEYWVLVALVISLSLVGVVLWGSLMGSMLPFVMKRLGADPASSSAPFVSTLVDVTGLLIYFSVATLILKGVLL
- a CDS encoding PfkB family carbohydrate kinase, which encodes MSLVIIGTVAFDTIETPFGKTDKILGGAGTFASLAASYLCDQIRLVSVVGEDFGNNYLDLIKNRGIDVTGIQVINGGKTFYWSGRYHNDMNSRDTLATDLNVLAEFDPIIPESYQDCEYLLLGNLTPQIQLTTLARFKHKPKLVVLDTMNYWMNVAMDDLRKVLLMVDVLAINDSEARQLSGEYSLVKAAKVILEMGPRYLIIKKGEHGALLFGENQIFSAPALPLADVFDPTGAGDSFAGGFIGYLAKVKSVNFTNMKNALIFGSALASFCVEKFGTDRLVNLTQEDIQKRLNAFVALSQFNL
- a CDS encoding cytochrome b5 domain-containing protein; amino-acid sequence: MAEELLEYSKSQLALRNGCDKPQIWVAYRGYIYDVGKSRLWKNGMHYEHWAGQDLTEELQDAPHSETVFLKFQIIGKLKDK
- a CDS encoding RNA polymerase sigma factor, which produces MTKNEFDTMVIEQSDSLKLYARNFTSDYEDANDLVQDTILKAVTYFKNFREGTNLKGWLYTIMKNTFINNYRRIVKTNSFITKDEDISNANLLSSASANQGESKFVMQDIHEALSNLSEEYYIPFTLYFEGFKYHEISEHLNIPIGTVKTRIHVARKLMKKSLSSYKVA
- the murB gene encoding UDP-N-acetylmuramate dehydrogenase, with product MLKIADFFEFLKIKVNMELNVQSNISLKPFNTFGIEEKANFLIEVKDNETLTEIFKNNIFKDNFFVLGAGSNVLFTKAFEGYIIRMTSKGIQSKTDGNDVYVTAQAGEIWNDFVWYCIEHNYAGVENMALIPGTVGASPVQNIGAYGTELMYIFHECQAFDTHTGRFVLFQKEDCYFSYRDSIFKTAHKGRFIITQVTYKLSLTPHLNTSYGAIEAELDKENITNPTIADIATVVSKIRVEKLPDPSTVGNAGSFFKNPIVTESFFATLQKEYPTIPHYPMPNNETKLAAGWLIEQCGWKGKEYGQAGVWKNQALVLINRQSASGQEIYQLSEHIISDVANKFGVTLEREVNLL
- a CDS encoding TetR/AcrR family transcriptional regulator is translated as MGNADVKRIKILEAATRRFAHFGMAKTTMSEIAKDLNFSKALLYYYFPDKNSLYSAVFEYVIDKMIEDLEVVIGKGGDFEEIMMYSIDMRVKIINQYYNLFEYTMKMVKELPDELEQVFKESYLREVEIIEKILKIGIDAGEIQVEDINETARILLYSLFGMRMGILKDMKNMLFPTKEEFDHILSLQKKMMKIFLNGLRFQAK
- a CDS encoding YpdA family putative bacillithiol disulfide reductase; protein product: MSDSMTQYDLIIVGGGPIGLACALEAKESNLNYLILEKGCLVNSLYNYPQNMTFFSSSERLEIGDIPFVTTNPKPRRMEALEYYRRIQQKFNLDTHLFEEVLDIKQQGSGFLVTSNKRMYLSKKIIIATGFYDIPMLLNIPGEELPKVRHYYDDPHYYSSQKVIVVGASNSSIDAALETFRKGAQVSLVIRGSAISHRVKYWVRPDIENRIAAGEIDVYYNSCLTEVTPTSAYIQTPNGTIEIENDFVLALTGYRPNFDFLKKIGIDIPLEAPCIPSHNEDTMETNVAGIYLAGVVCGGLNTHLWFIENSRIHAKQIIGHILQSTLT